From the genome of Carassius auratus strain Wakin chromosome 26, ASM336829v1, whole genome shotgun sequence, one region includes:
- the LOC113043958 gene encoding uncharacterized protein LOC113043958, producing the protein MSRKPSSSSDEETNIAGDAPSHSDGHTTIIPTPDVAPEPQASPRGRTPARSDLRAPRRRDQPSPPPARTPSSPASSYGSATPTVPPIGKWTVAGLRKALENADIPASRKMHKAELYDLYVSSQATPKTTHRPSKSRTARNSPVQSPPSGSRTRSGSLHQSTRRNKPSSSLGRPPQSARAGSLAEEAQPSTTTYAAAAQYAAGPSSPPTATRSVSLSLSVSEIQDAGSRGGQFPNASSSIFRTDIPVTHPLKPLLDTSLDTILQAVSPRTLQTYVTAWRCFKTFHVSYNLPFPDFSLLTITSFISYLNSIKSLQVGSIKGYLSGIQFFHKLIYGAPSPEINNSQTSLLIKGIQRSQPNRPDTRQPITSDILTQCIYTLRTGYLSLHIARTLDAMFILAFFGFLRCSELAITSKFDPKTHPTISDLSVIDNETISFLIKQSKTDQTKKGHLIYIFKLSSPIQPFQSVLAYLQWRTSQANCHLDPLFIDESNKPVTRFWFQKHLKSVLQHSGIPAKNFSSHSFRIGAATSAAQKGLSQQQIQALGRWSSDAFQSYIRTNRFHIKKAHQTLIE; encoded by the exons ATGTCGAGAAAACCAAGCTCTTCATCCGATGAAGAAACGAATATCGCCGGGGATGCACCTTCGCATTCCGACGGCCACACGACCATCATTCCTACGCCGGACGTCGCACCTGAGCCCCAGGCTTCTCCTCGTGGCCGCACACCGGCCCGATCAGACCTGCGCGCACCAAGACGCCGAGACCAGCCTTCACCACCCCCGGCAAGAACGCCATCTTCTCCAGCATCCTCCTACGGCTCGGCCACTCCAACGGTCCCACCTATCGGGAAATGGACCGTAGCTGGACTAAGGAAAGCGCTGGAGAATGCAGACATACCGGCGTCAAGGAAAATGCACAAAGCGGAGCTATACGATCTGTATGTCTCGTCACAAGCAACGCCTAAGACGACCCACAGACCAAGCAAATCCCGCACTGCCCGAAACTCACCAGTCCAGTCACCACCGTCGGGTTCCCGCACAAGATCCGGCTCGCTTCATCAATCGACCCGGAGGAACAAGCCTTCATCGAGCCTGGGCCGCCCCCCTCAGTCCGCTAGGGCAGGTTCACTTGCTGAGGAGGCCCAGCCCTCCACCACCACTTACGCCGCAGCAGCGCAGTATGCCGCCGGGCCCAGTAGCCCCCCCACAGCTACTCGCTCAG tctctctctcgctttctgtttcagaaattcaggacgctGGCTCCAGGGGCGGACAATTTCCCAACGCCAGTTCCTCCATATTCAGAACTGATATTCCCGTAACACATCCGCTAAAACCCCTCCTCGACACATCACTCGACACAATCCTCCAAGCAGTTTCCCCCAGAACCCTCCAAACCTACGTGACCGCGTGgagatgttttaaaacattccaCGTATCCTATAATCTACCATTCCCAGACTTTTCTCTCCTCACAATCACTTCATTCATATCCTACCTTAACAGCATCAAGAGCCTGCAAGTCGGCTCTATCAAAGGGTATCTGAGTGGCATTCAATTTTTCCACAAACTGATATACGGCGCCCCCTCACCCGAGATAAATAATTCACAAACCTCCCTCTTAATCAAAGGGATTCAACGATCCCAGCCAAACCGTCCCGACACAAGACAACCCATAACATCAGATATCCTCACCCAATGCATTTACACCCTCCGCACCGGCTACCTGTCTCTCCATATCGCCCGCACATTAGATGCCATGTTTATTTTAGCCTTTTTCGGTTTCCTTAGATGCTCGGAACTCGCCATCACCTCCAAATTCGATCCCAAAACCCACCCCACTATCTCAGACTTATCAGTCATAGATAACGAAACCAtatcatttttgatcaaacaaagtaAGACAGACCAAACCAAAAAAGgccatttaatttacattttcaaactctCATCACCCATCCAACCATTCCAATCCGTTCTGGCATACCTCCAGTGGAGAACTTCCCAAGCTAACTGCCATCTCGATCCCCTATTCATAGACGAATCCAACAAACCAGTCACCCGCTTCTggtttcagaaacatctgaaatcCGTCCTCCAACACTCAGGAATCCCAGCAAAAAACTTCTCAAGCCACTCCTTCCGCATTGGGGCAGCAACATCAGCAGCTCAAAAAGGTCTCTCCCAGCAGCAGATCCAAGCTCTAGGAAGGTGGTCCTCAGATGCCTTCCAAAGCTACATAAGAACCAACCGTTTCCACATCAAAAAAGCCCACCAAACCCTcatcgagtaa